The Elaeis guineensis isolate ETL-2024a chromosome 3, EG11, whole genome shotgun sequence region gagatggagttgataatcccaatcggaggccgatcttctggctgctcctccctccttggtggttctgGCTGCAGCAGGGCCCTAGgctgatcttctcttccttcaggtcagcgtcgaatgaatctgtcgagtcgaccccgtctgatgagctcctcgatctcgtctcggagctgaatacactcctccgtatcgtggccgtggtcacgatgatagaggcagaatttgttcgggttgtgCTTCCCGAGGTGTGAGCGCATTTTCTCcaaccttgggagctgctctctgacctccatcagcacttgagtttttgacgcgttgagaggggcatagctgtggaatctcttaggaggagagcctcgtcgaactcgacggtctgggcttctctatttacgagctcggggaggagtccggacgcgcccatgcccgggaggagttcgagagcgtggccgAGTGAAAGAGAGCCTCAtcgaactcgacggtctgggcttctctgtttacgagctcggggaggagtccgggcgcgcccatgcccgggaggagttcgagagcgtggccgagcttcactcggccctttttcggctgcgggcttgcttgagtctcccgcctgccattctctcgcggtctcctcatccttcatcttgaaggcttcttccgctcgggcatattctttggcccgagccagcaaatcggcgaaatttctggggtacttctttttcaaggagaacaaaaggtcattcttctggaggccgtccttcagagcggccatcgcgaccgattggtccaagttccggacctccaatgcagcgatgTTGAAACAGTTGACATAAGCctggatggattccccctccctttgcttgatgttgatgagggactccgaacctctctggggatgccggctgctaacaaaatgagtcgCAAACTGGTggttcatctgatcaaaggaaaagatggtgcccgacttcaacgtcgagtaccagttccttgctgctcccttcaggatggatgggaaagctcggcacagaatggcgtctggcgcgccatggagcagcatcattgtccggaaggcttccaggtggtcaaccgagtCCGAGGTCTCATCATAGCTTTCAaattaggggagcttgaagtttggcgggatcggttcctgcatgatcatttgagaaaaatggGGGTcggtacagatgtcctcaccataagcagggggagcgtggtggagttcttcaatccgtcagttcatctcttggagccttcgatccaggaagtcctcgtgactgcgggtctcgagggtcttcgggcggaatggaggtagagatcctccgggggtagaatcgtgatcggactgagggctctccaccctcgggtttgtcTTTTTGGGAAAGACGAGGcgactagcccaagtggcccaccctaccgtcGGATGTTAGAATTCCGACGATGCTCTCCccaaccgcactgacgcctgcggctgttatTGCTGTTGCATAGCctacaccgcttcagtgaggcccctgacctactgaaccagcaggtcgaattgttTCGCACCGACCGTCgttgtcagaggaggaggaggggcctggaaaactggaggtaaggtcggagcctgagatctggccgcagaggccgtggatcgcttaGTGGATTCTCTGCGGGGAGGCATTAGGtgaggatctagtagaagaaggagaagagaatgtcggagaagatgactagaatcagtcccgttgagtactcctttaagaacaagggtactacaaaGACACacacagccctccttctagcgccaattctattggtgcagaattttgtcgaagtcagagaagctggagctgggatgtcCGCGGCCGCCatcaggacctgcaaagaaagtctaaaccggagttgggggtgctccgataagatcttccgacgctcaagtcagtactctgcttcaacagaaatggagtgctcgagcgaaaattttggcagagttttgagatagagttaccagcttagagaaaaatgtatctgagggtccttatttatagacggaggggccaCCCGGTTgacagcgatgcctgtaaccgcctggcagtgggctgttcagagccgcctgaagtttgttacggagagtagtggcgccaAGGATCGTTCAGGGCCGCGTGGAGttggttatggagagtggagtggtggctgttgtcgcgacttgccagagtgtagtggagccacgcggaatccgctgcagggagtggagcaggatagtggccttcgtcgtggcttgccagagagtggtggaactgcgtggaatctgttgcagggagtggagcaggagggcggctcttgttgtgacttgtcagagagctcggatccgtcggctggagctcggctgggacatctgatggagtggaatggctttctattgttggtctgggagaagctcggatttctccgaagctgctgacgagtctactgttgtcggataccttaggcactgatactacaggtgggggtcacctactgtagaagctcggacagagaTTTTCCGTTGGCGAAGCTCGGTAGGAATcggattgctagagaagtccgtctgggattcgtccGATGTGAAAACTCACTTGAGGATGATCCGTTGGgaaagttcggtttcatgaaggatctggtgaaggatcggtcggtgatggacttcggatggtgttggggaggttcggcagacatcggaggtgatcggtcgttgtaggaatccagctgctggagcccgatcatcgtagaagctcgtccaataTCTAactgctatggaagttcggtcgaagtctgattcttgtagaaggctgaaaggagaccgcttattgtagaagctcggtcgaaggcgGTTGTCgcgggatccgactacgaagaagctcggctgaaatctacctgtaatgaaagttcggaaggaatatgtttacagcagaggctcggatgggatttacTTACAGTAGGAATCCGAGATAGGCCGCtcgctgtaagggttcggagtagactgctcgcagcaggagttcgggacggaccactcgtagtggaagttcggagtaggccgctcgtggtagaagttcggctatcgtaggagctcggctggaatcctaaaggcggtcgaccgtcgtagaaacttggaaggagttcggttaccgtagaaatctcgttgtcggggaagctcggatgctgacgaagctcggaagaagttcgggggtagtcgattgctgtagaaggacggctaacagcgaggctcagaggATCTTCGGAGCGGTCCGATGGGTGAACGTAGAAGCCTATCGTCGAAGAAGTTTGGACGATCGAGAGAGTTTGGAGAGACATCACGTATAAGATCAGAAGCCGGAGGAGTCCCGAAGGATCCATCCTCTGCAAACTTCGATTGGGGGTACTTTATACTCAAcagaaaaatttttcttcctcGCGCCTATTAGAAAAAGATAGATCAGGCTGGCATGCAATCCTTCCGACATAAGAAGCCTAATAAGACaacttaaaactttttaaaattaaggACTCACAGTACGACTCCTCCGTTGCCTATTAGAAAAAAAGATACGTCCGGCTGGCATGGAATCCAACCGACATAAGACGTCTAATAAGATTACTCAGAATTTTATAATTAAGGACCCAAAGACCCGTTGAAAAGATTATTCCCTTTCTCACGGGGGACTCCTCGAAGAAAGAAAGGCGAGGCTGGCATGGAATCCAACCGGCATAAGACCTCTAATAAGACAACTTAAGACATTTTATAATTAAGGACCAAAGACCCGttgaaaagatccttccttttctCACGGGCGACGCCTCGAAAAAAAGATAGGCTAGGCTGGCATAAAATCCAACGGTCATAAGAAGCCTAAGAAGACAAAACCCAAAGAATTATTAAAAAGATTCTCCACTTTCTCACGGTGCGACACGCAGGCGAGGTCCATTGAACGGGGTCCACAAGATGGACATCCTAATTAGACCCACGGTCATGAACGGTGACTGGGGGTTGCCCACTGGAGTCTTCATACGCTCGATTTCAATAACAAAATTTTTCTGTGGTGTTCGTATTAtgcgaaaatatttttttatggacACCTTTGCCTTACCGGCAAGGTCAAAAGTACACAAAATCGAACCACTTTTGCTAAAGTTTTTCCACCAATAATCGTTTAAACAAAGTAACatttagaaaagagagaaagatatcGAACGGCAGAGAACAGCTGTACCAGACTGCCAAGATGCATCCTTTTCCCTACAACGGATATAAAAACGCATTCAATTTAATATGGGTCCCACCAGGAGTCACAAGGTTTTTAGCAGAAACCGATGTTTTTTAAATCTGTCCTCGAACGTCCAGCTCATCCCATGTGGATGGGCCCAAATAGCCCGCATACAAATTTCCTTTAGGTGCGCCGCCATAAATGAACAGACGAGATTTCCCATACTTGAGTAATCAACGGCAGATCCAACCAGCGCCTAGAATCCCAAAACGACCCCACGTTCAGCTTCTTTCGTCTTCTTGCGGATGACCCactttatttaatttctaataactataacaaaataaaaagagaaacgaAAAATATTTCTACTCTATAAAGCCGCCTTCGTTCGGTTCGTTCTAACGCGTTCTTGCCTTCTTTTGCGCCTTCTTTCTTTCCATTTCCCTTGTCTTCTTTATTTCTAGTCGCGGCGATGGCGGGAGCGAGGGAGAAGAACATGTACATGGCGAAGCTCGCCGAGGAGGCGAATCGGTACGACGAGATGGTGGAGTTTATGGAGAAGGTGgtggtggcggcggcggcggaggggaAGGAGCTTACCCTGGAGGAGCGCGACCTCCTCTTGGTGGCCTACAAGACGATCGTCAACGGCCGCCGGAACTCGCGGAAGATTGTGTCGTCGACCGAGCAGGAGGAGAGCCGCGGCAACGAGGACTATGCCACGGACATCCGCGACTTGCGTGCCAAGATCGAGGAGGACCTCACTAGCAGATGCGCCGGGATTCTCAGGCTGCTGGACGCAAGCCTCATTCCTTCCGCTTCCGCCGCCCATTCCAAGGTATTCTACAACAAGATGAAGGGCGACTTCCACCGCTATCTCGCAGAGTTCCAGACCGGCTCCGAAAGGGAGGACGCTGCGAAGAGTGCTCTCGCCGCCTACAAGTCTGCACAGGTCTCGAGTCTTTTTCTGGTTCTGTTCGGGCTCCGATCCGATCTGGCGATCCGCTACGTTTGCTAGGATTAGGGTTTCGGAATAGAGATCCACTTGTTTAATCTCATGTAATGCTAGGGTTAGGTTATtgatttgatttcttttgatatggACGGTGGTGATGATTAGTTGGGATGATGAATCTGATGTGATGTGATAGGATATTGCGTTGGCGGAGCTGGCATGGTCGCACCCGATCCGGTTGAATTTGTGCCTTGACTTCTCGGTGTTTTACTATAGGATCTTGGACTCCCCGGGCCAGGCACGCACTCTCGCAAAACAGGTAatcttagatttgatttgattttttttttctgtaaatGGGATGCATTAAATTAAACTAAACGTGAATAGGTACATCTATgagaatcagaaaataaaatattcaaaaatttaacTGAAAGATCAGTCGAAGAAGTCAAAAGGATCTTAGAACTTTTAATTTCTTgcatattgaattttttttcttttaatatataGATCTATTGTTATTATTAAAACGTTAATTTTTGACTTCCAAATTACCTTTCATATATAGAAATTCGATTCATATTTTAGATCCATAATTTGCCAATCAATGATACACGTTTGGAAAAATAGCTGTAGGTAGACAATTCAACAGTTGAGTAAATGATCTGTGAGCATGTTGTTCCCTCATTCTGTTGTAATTGTCAGATATAAACATTTATGCATGATGTGATGAATAACAAATCTTGAGTGATACTCCTTTAAAATGGCAGTGGACTTATGTGATGTGATTTGATGCTGATGTATGTTTTTGAATGATGCATGTGACAAATGTGAATGCATGTGCTTGTTTAAGATGGGTAGGAATGCactaaattaaataaatgatGAGTGGCAAGATAGTCTTTTATCTGAGCTCATCAAGCTCATGTCTATGTGTATACTTATTAGGTAgatgttataatatttattactGTTATAGGAATTCCCCTTTCTTTTTTCAATCTTTCATGTTCCCTTTTGACTTTCATCATGTATGATATCATCGATttggtttttattttcatttcttcGGCTCTGCTGTGTTTTGCTTAGAGGGCAATTTCCTCCTTTAAGAAATAGAGCAATTTCTTTTTAACTGCTGGATATCTGTTTTAGTTGTTGTGGCAAGCTTGAATAAAATTGGGCACCTTATGTTCTTTGATAGGCTATAATAGTCGATAATTCTATTGGGTTGGAAGCTAATAAGTTTCTTAGCAATTAACATTTTTGGTCTTACTCTTTTTATATTTAGGGGAATGTTCTTTATTTGTATTTGGGTTCAAATTTTGAAGATGTTGCTCTTTTCATAGAAGTTGATTTCCTTTGTTTAGTGCTTCAATTCAAATATTGGAGGATCACTTGTTTGTTTTGGATCTTTATTTCTTTCACAACTGCATTTATAGTTAGGATATTTCCTCTTTCTTTTATGGTTAATCAGAGGTACAGTGCCGCTCTTCTTATTGTGTTTATCCAGTGCCGCTCTTCTTATTGTGTTTATCCAAATGCTAAGTAACTCCATCAGCATGTCATCAGAATGTCTGAAGTAAACTGTTTGTTCGAATGTATACTATAAAATTGGGCATATAGCATATGTTATTGCTTTAATCAAGTACAGAATAATTATGTTAAACAATCTGACATGGATACAATCTAATCTTTTGAAAAGCAGATGTCTTTCATGTTATTTGAATGCTGGTATTATTTGATTCAAGAAGggttagtctctctctctctctctctctctctcttccaaaaCACTTTTGTTAGGGTTATACTTAAATTTTGAAACATTTTGTTCTACTAATTCATTTGGACAAGCTTTAATTGATGTTTGTGGTTTATGGCGACTTCATAAAACCTTGTTGGTCACTTCAGGTTAAAGTTCCAGTATTATTTTCCCTTTTTTGGTCGAGCTTTTTGTTCCctatgaaataaatgtaaaggATCATTTAAGCCCAGGGTTTCTTCATTTTGTGCTATCAAGTTCTTCTGTAGATCCTTGAATGGAAAGTTCATGTGAGTCTTGATGTGTTATGAAGATATTAATCTTACCTTTCGATTGCtgctattaggcattggatggaGCAAATGCAGAGCATAAGGCATCGCGCAGGCTCATGCAGTGCATCGAAAATAATCTTGAGTTGTGGACTCCAGACCCGAAGGTCTTTGAAAGTTCAAAATAAGTAGCCTATATTTTTGTCTTTAATGTCTGATCACATTCGCTTCAAGTATCCAATTGAATTAATTAATATTTGCTATTTTCAGCTGGACAGGTCGGATGACTCGGATGACTCGGATGACTCAGCGTGATAGCTAAAGAAGCACCCAAGCATGAGGATGAACAGCGGTAGCTGCTATAACATTGGTT contains the following coding sequences:
- the LOC105041596 gene encoding 14-3-3-like protein GF14 omega isoform X2, which gives rise to MAGAREKNMYMAKLAEEANRYDEMVEFMEKVVVAAAAEGKELTLEERDLLLVAYKTIVNGRRNSRKIVSSTEQEESRGNEDYATDIRDLRAKIEEDLTSRCAGILRLLDASLIPSASAAHSKVFYNKMKGDFHRYLAEFQTGSEREDAAKSALAAYKSAQDIALAELAWSHPIRLNLCLDFSVFYYRILDSPGQARTLAKQMSFMLFECWYYLIQEGLVSLSLSLSLFQNTFVRVILKF
- the LOC105041596 gene encoding 14-3-3-like protein GF14 omega isoform X1, which encodes MAGAREKNMYMAKLAEEANRYDEMVEFMEKVVVAAAAEGKELTLEERDLLLVAYKTIVNGRRNSRKIVSSTEQEESRGNEDYATDIRDLRAKIEEDLTSRCAGILRLLDASLIPSASAAHSKVFYNKMKGDFHRYLAEFQTGSEREDAAKSALAAYKSAQDIALAELAWSHPIRLNLCLDFSVFYYRILDSPGQARTLAKQALDGANAEHKASRRLMQCIENNLELWTPDPKLDRSDDSDDSDDSA